Proteins encoded together in one Macadamia integrifolia cultivar HAES 741 chromosome 8, SCU_Mint_v3, whole genome shotgun sequence window:
- the LOC122086204 gene encoding outer envelope pore protein 16-2, chloroplastic-like isoform X1 → MSSSNLETRSLLDEIRSFDNGYLFDLGHPLLNRITNSFVKAAGIGAVQAISRDAYFIAIESAGIVTTGIPDLPGTKKQRFPDISGESSSRSLEAMVKNTGKESLQWGLAAGMYSGLTYGLKEARGAHDWKNSAVAGAITGAALAFTSEDRSHEQIVQFAITGAAISTAANLFKGIF, encoded by the exons ATGAGTAGTAGTAACTTGGAGACTCGATCTCTGCTGGATGAAATCCGAAGCTTCGATAATGGCTACTTATTTGATCTCGGCCATCCCCTCCTCAACCGCATCACCAATAGCTTTGTTAAAGCCGCTGGG ATTGGAGCAGTTCAGGCGATCTCTCGCGATGCTTATTTCATCGCCATTGAAA GCGCGGGAATTGTTACTACCGGGATTCCAGATCTCCCTGGTACCAAGAAGCAACGGTTCCCAGACATCAGCG GAGAAAGTAGCAGCAGATCTCTTGAAGCAATG gTAAAAAATACTGGCAAAGAGTCTTTGCAGTGGG GATTAGCAGCTGGAATGTACTCGGGCCTAACATATGGCCTCAAGGAGGCTCGAGGGGCTCACGATTGG AAGAACAGTGCAGTTGCAGGTGCAATTACTGGTGCGGCATTGGCATTCACCTCGGAGGATCGTTCGCATGAGCAGATAGTTCAATTTGCCATTACAGGAGCTGCAATCTCTACGGCTGCTAATCTTTTCAAAGGGATATTCTAG
- the LOC122086204 gene encoding outer envelope pore protein 16-2, chloroplastic-like isoform X2, with the protein MSSSNLETRSLLDEIRSFDNGYLFDLGHPLLNRITNSFVKAAGIGAVQAISRDAYFIAIESAGIVTTGIPDLPGTKKQRFPDISGESSSRSLEAMVKNTGKESLQWGLAAGMYSGLTYGLKEARGAHDWNSAVAGAITGAALAFTSEDRSHEQIVQFAITGAAISTAANLFKGIF; encoded by the exons ATGAGTAGTAGTAACTTGGAGACTCGATCTCTGCTGGATGAAATCCGAAGCTTCGATAATGGCTACTTATTTGATCTCGGCCATCCCCTCCTCAACCGCATCACCAATAGCTTTGTTAAAGCCGCTGGG ATTGGAGCAGTTCAGGCGATCTCTCGCGATGCTTATTTCATCGCCATTGAAA GCGCGGGAATTGTTACTACCGGGATTCCAGATCTCCCTGGTACCAAGAAGCAACGGTTCCCAGACATCAGCG GAGAAAGTAGCAGCAGATCTCTTGAAGCAATG gTAAAAAATACTGGCAAAGAGTCTTTGCAGTGGG GATTAGCAGCTGGAATGTACTCGGGCCTAACATATGGCCTCAAGGAGGCTCGAGGGGCTCACGATTGG AACAGTGCAGTTGCAGGTGCAATTACTGGTGCGGCATTGGCATTCACCTCGGAGGATCGTTCGCATGAGCAGATAGTTCAATTTGCCATTACAGGAGCTGCAATCTCTACGGCTGCTAATCTTTTCAAAGGGATATTCTAG